In the genome of Channa argus isolate prfri chromosome 8, Channa argus male v1.0, whole genome shotgun sequence, the window CCCCTATGACCTTTGTGTTACACAGAGTGAATTAACACAACTCCAAGGCAGTGTCAACAGGAGCTATATGAAAGTTGACTTAATAGCTGAACAGTTAGCCTGGACTGTTTCAGACTGAGTGCATATAAATGTAGCCTGAGGAGTATTACTTCTTGAAAATATTATACACTACTTCATGTATATTTGTAACCTACAACAGTTCATGTTTTGAAATACACCTGTTCATCACTGTAGCAAGGTGACGCATTTAAGGTCTTgaccagcagcagcatctctgtAAAGCTGGTTTTAAAACATGCCATATTTTGGAATGAGCAATGAGGAATGAGTGTTAGAAATTCACTGACAAGTGACTGAGAGGATGAAGTGGAGTGGAAATCAAATAATGCAAATGTTGAATTCCAACAAATATAGGCATACAGTAGATTTTTAAGAATGATTATTTCATCCCCTTACCCCATTTAAGTGTTTTCTTGAGTTCTCATAAAATTTTTTGACAATAACAAAAGTATAGAAAATCGTCAGCCTTATAATTTTAACCACTGGAGATCAgcaaaaacaagtttttcaaaatttcaaattAGCAAAACATCATCTCAGTAACTAACattgatattatatattttagtgAGCTGAGGTTTCCTTCAGATGGGAATAAATAGTTTGTTCTCAGTAAAAATCTGAAGCAGAAACTAAACCAACagctgctccacaagtttactttagttttgcTGAGCGCATCACTGACGTCCTGTCTGTCACCACTTGATAAGGACAAGGACAGCGAGTGCTGCATAGCCGAGGATGAGGAAAAGCACTTTGAGGAGTCGGTCCCGTTTGTCGTCCAGCTCTCGGGACAGGATCTCGAAGAAGGTGACAAAAAGAAAGGTGCCAGCAGCAAGTCCCTGCAGCACTACCGACGCCACACCACCCGCCAGGGTCTGAGCCGACTCGATGCCCATTCCCACCACAATGCCCAGCGGTATCATCAGGCTGACCGTGACGCCTAACTTGGCGGCGTCCTTCATGCCAAGCGATGCCTTGGCCATGCTGACACCGAGGGCGATAGCAGCCAGCGTCTCGTGGACGGCCACACCCAGAAACAGGTTGCCCAGCTTGGCCCCGTCCTCCTGCAGGCCGAGTGCCAGGCCCTCGAACACAGAGTGAGCCGAGAGAGCCAGGACCAGGCTCGCGAGGCGCAAAGGCCCCGCACCAGCCAGCTCAGCCGGGCTGAAGTGTCCGTGCTGGTGTCCATGGGAGTGTTGACTGCCACCTGGGGAGACCCGCGCTGATGAGATGAAGGGGGTTTCATATTCAGAGTCGCTACCAGCCTCTGAGCCACCGGCGTTGATGGTCTCCAGGTCGATGAAGGACGGCTTCTCTTTCCTGAAGGTGAGGACAGCCTGCTCCACGAAGACAGTGAGGAAGAAGCCGAGCATCATCATTGTCTCAGCCAGAGGATAATCGCTGCTGATGTTCAGCTGCTTGAAGACGTCACCCAGCTGAAGAGAGGGAAACAAATCAGTCGGCTGAgaatatatttaacaaaaaggaTATTTGAGGGACATATCCAGTATCAACTTGTCCCACATTTCCTCAAATTCAACTTCCTGGAGCCTCATAGAGAAAGTGACTATTACCATTACAAAGATTTGATCAATTATACCATTGCATCGATGTGGTGTCTGGTTTAATCCATTTCG includes:
- the LOC137131661 gene encoding zinc transporter ZIP3-like, with translation MEILVAKLLGLLGLFSLMLAGVLVPVRLLLVDYEKAHRYRRALSLCNSFGGGVFLATCFNALLPAVRAKLGDVFKQLNISSDYPLAETMMMLGFFLTVFVEQAVLTFRKEKPSFIDLETINAGGSEAGSDSEYETPFISSARVSPGGSQHSHGHQHGHFSPAELAGAGPLRLASLVLALSAHSVFEGLALGLQEDGAKLGNLFLGVAVHETLAAIALGVSMAKASLGMKDAAKLGVTVSLMIPLGIVVGMGIESAQTLAGGVASVVLQGLAAGTFLFVTFFEILSRELDDKRDRLLKVLFLILGYAALAVLVLIKW